The following are encoded together in the Thermoanaerobaculia bacterium genome:
- a CDS encoding PstS family phosphate ABC transporter substrate-binding protein has product MFRNFLCVVLFIACLASIGCGPEPEKIDSETLQGKITLSGAWALYPMVVTWAEAFQKENPGVMVEVSAGGAGKGMADALSGTVDLGMVSRDISMEEVAQGAWWISVVRDAVVPTVNVSNPLLDQLLARGMDRETLRSIWITGKTQNWKESPGNEPPLSIHVYTRSDACGAAKTWADFLGGEQEDLMGVGVYGDPGLAEAVRSDPLGIGYNNINYAYDRSTRHANQGIRVLPIDLNGSGSIEPEEDVYGTLDSITEAIAKGIYPSPPARDLHLVTKGVPERKLVRSFLLWILKDGQRFVEPAGYIALPEAKLQDQMKSLIDPAAVQP; this is encoded by the coding sequence TGCGGACCTGAACCGGAGAAAATTGATTCCGAAACGTTACAGGGAAAGATCACTCTTTCCGGCGCGTGGGCTCTCTATCCCATGGTCGTGACATGGGCCGAAGCCTTTCAGAAGGAAAATCCAGGTGTTATGGTCGAAGTATCTGCAGGAGGGGCAGGGAAAGGAATGGCCGATGCCCTTTCCGGGACTGTGGATCTTGGCATGGTTTCCAGGGATATCTCGATGGAGGAAGTCGCCCAGGGTGCCTGGTGGATTTCAGTCGTCCGGGATGCAGTTGTCCCCACGGTGAATGTCTCGAACCCGCTTCTCGATCAACTTCTGGCCAGGGGAATGGATCGGGAGACCCTGCGGTCAATCTGGATCACGGGAAAGACTCAGAACTGGAAGGAGAGTCCTGGAAATGAACCTCCTCTTTCCATCCATGTCTACACCCGATCCGATGCCTGTGGTGCGGCCAAGACCTGGGCTGACTTCCTGGGTGGGGAACAGGAAGATCTTATGGGAGTCGGAGTCTATGGCGATCCCGGCCTGGCCGAAGCGGTACGGAGTGATCCCCTGGGGATCGGGTACAACAATATCAACTATGCCTATGACCGATCTACCCGGCACGCAAATCAGGGAATCCGCGTACTGCCCATCGATCTGAATGGGAGTGGATCCATTGAACCCGAGGAAGACGTATATGGGACTCTCGACTCGATTACCGAGGCGATCGCGAAAGGTATCTATCCTTCTCCGCCTGCCAGGGATCTTCACCTTGTGACAAAGGGTGTACCTGAACGGAAACTGGTCCGATCCTTTCTTCTCTGGATCCTCAAGGATGGTCAGAGATTTGTCGAGCCTGCCGGGTATATTGCACTCCCGGAAGCAAAGCTTCAGGACCAGATGAAATCCCTGATCGATCCAGCGGCCGTGCAGCCCTGA
- the pstC gene encoding phosphate ABC transporter permease subunit PstC → MQLLSFFSLVLMVTIGIALLVKSLPILKAHNLSDLLLGSSFKPLRGEFGFLPFLVGTLWVTGIAVGIAFPLSLLSALYLSEYAPGSLRNAFRPLIDLLAGIPSVIYGVWGIVVFVPLVRDHLAPAMGRFSSGYSVLTAGIVLAVMILPVVIHVLLEVFSAVPVESREAALSLGATRWQAVKHVVLRRSITGIIAACVLGLTRAFGETMAVLMVAGNVPVIPRSLLDAGYPLPALIANNYGEMMSIPLYDSALMLAALLLFGVILFFSILSRWVLVRIERRTL, encoded by the coding sequence ATGCAGCTTCTTTCCTTCTTCAGTCTGGTTCTCATGGTCACCATAGGTATCGCACTGCTGGTGAAATCTCTGCCGATTTTAAAGGCTCACAACCTGAGTGACCTTCTCCTGGGTTCGAGCTTCAAACCTCTTCGGGGCGAGTTCGGCTTCCTTCCATTTCTGGTTGGAACCCTGTGGGTGACGGGAATTGCCGTTGGAATTGCCTTCCCTCTATCTCTTCTTTCGGCTCTGTACCTGTCAGAGTACGCTCCCGGTTCTCTGCGAAACGCGTTCCGGCCCCTTATCGATCTTCTTGCAGGAATCCCTTCCGTCATCTACGGTGTCTGGGGAATCGTCGTCTTTGTGCCGCTTGTCCGGGATCACCTGGCCCCCGCCATGGGCCGGTTTTCATCCGGGTATTCGGTTCTCACGGCAGGTATTGTGCTGGCGGTCATGATCCTTCCCGTCGTGATTCATGTTCTTCTTGAGGTCTTTTCCGCGGTTCCGGTGGAATCTAGGGAAGCGGCTCTCTCTCTTGGAGCCACCCGCTGGCAGGCCGTAAAGCACGTCGTTCTTCGACGATCCATTACGGGGATCATTGCCGCCTGTGTTCTGGGGCTCACCCGGGCGTTTGGAGAGACCATGGCCGTACTGATGGTTGCGGGTAATGTACCGGTTATCCCCCGGTCTCTTCTGGATGCCGGGTATCCGCTTCCGGCTTTGATTGCCAACAATTACGGCGAAATGATGTCCATCCCCCTTTATGATTCGGCGCTGATGCTGGCCGCCCTGCTTCTCTTTGGTGTCATTCTCTTCTTTTCGATTCTTTCCCGCTGGGTACTGGTGCGGATAGAGAGGAGGACCCTGTGA
- the pstA gene encoding phosphate ABC transporter permease PstA, with protein sequence MIRRWVRWEERFFVGLMIGATLLIALTLLSIVGTIVIKGLPAMSLDMVLKTPRGGFYLGKEGGILNAILGSLFLTGGSTLLALGLSLPVALYLNLYARKGSPTAHLVRLALDLLWGVPSIVYGAFGFTLMIAMGMKASLLAGIITVTLLIIPIMARAMDEVISMVPTELVEASLSLGATRLETALRVVVRQAFPGLLSAVLIAAGRGVGDAASVLFTAGFSDAVPSSLLDPVATLPLAIFFQLGTPFPEVQQRAYASAMILTILILLLSGSARWISRRWIRHVVK encoded by the coding sequence GTGATCCGGCGATGGGTACGATGGGAGGAAAGGTTTTTTGTGGGCTTGATGATTGGAGCCACATTGCTGATCGCGCTTACCCTCCTGTCCATCGTTGGAACCATCGTGATCAAGGGACTCCCGGCGATGAGCCTGGATATGGTGTTGAAAACTCCCCGCGGAGGGTTTTATCTCGGAAAGGAGGGAGGGATTCTCAACGCCATTCTCGGGTCTCTCTTTCTGACCGGTGGTTCTACGCTTCTGGCTCTCGGATTGAGCCTCCCGGTGGCGTTATACCTGAACCTCTATGCAAGAAAGGGATCGCCCACAGCTCATCTCGTTCGACTTGCCCTGGACCTTCTCTGGGGGGTCCCTTCCATTGTCTACGGGGCTTTCGGGTTTACTCTCATGATTGCGATGGGGATGAAGGCTTCCCTTCTGGCTGGCATTATCACTGTGACCCTTCTAATCATTCCGATTATGGCCCGTGCGATGGATGAAGTGATCAGTATGGTCCCGACGGAGCTTGTGGAAGCCTCTCTCAGCCTGGGGGCAACCCGTCTGGAAACGGCGTTGCGCGTTGTGGTTCGACAGGCTTTCCCCGGACTGCTGAGTGCTGTTCTTATTGCCGCGGGACGGGGAGTGGGGGATGCGGCAAGTGTTTTATTTACGGCCGGATTTTCTGATGCCGTGCCATCGTCCCTTCTTGATCCCGTTGCAACCCTGCCCCTTGCCATCTTTTTTCAGCTGGGAACTCCATTTCCCGAAGTCCAACAGAGAGCCTATGCCTCTGCCATGATTCTTACCATCCTGATCCTGCTCCTGTCAGGGAGTGCAAGATGGATATCCCGTCGCTGGATACGCCACGTTGTGAAATAG
- the pstB gene encoding phosphate ABC transporter ATP-binding protein PstB: MDIPSLDTPRCEIGDTMSTHISVENLNVHYGKAQALHSINMEIPDRAITAIIGPSGCGKSTLLRTFNRLVDTVEGTSVSGSVLVDGEDIYARNADVTRIRRKMGLLSQRPFPLPMSIYDNVAYGPRIHGTPNRKDLDAIVEKYLKMSSLWEEVKDRLHEPATRLSIGQQQRLCLARGLAVEPEIILADEPTSALDPVASQRIEQRFKALKDSYTIILVTHILRQARRLADYVIFLYMGELIEHGKAEDVFSSPKEPLTRDYIMGTIS, translated from the coding sequence ATGGATATCCCGTCGCTGGATACGCCACGTTGTGAAATAGGAGATACCATGTCGACTCACATTTCCGTTGAAAACCTGAACGTACATTATGGAAAAGCGCAGGCACTGCATTCCATCAATATGGAAATCCCGGATCGTGCAATCACCGCCATTATCGGGCCCTCAGGGTGCGGAAAATCGACACTTCTCCGTACATTCAATCGACTTGTAGATACGGTGGAGGGAACTTCAGTCTCGGGCAGCGTTCTGGTTGATGGCGAAGATATCTATGCGCGGAATGCGGATGTGACAAGGATTCGTCGAAAGATGGGTCTCCTTTCCCAGCGTCCCTTTCCACTGCCAATGTCCATTTATGACAACGTCGCCTATGGTCCGAGAATCCATGGAACGCCAAACCGCAAGGATCTGGATGCTATCGTGGAAAAGTACCTGAAGATGTCCAGCCTCTGGGAGGAAGTGAAGGATCGCCTCCATGAGCCTGCTACAAGGCTTTCCATCGGTCAGCAGCAGAGGCTCTGCCTGGCCCGCGGCCTGGCGGTAGAACCGGAAATCATCCTGGCGGATGAACCGACCTCGGCCCTTGATCCCGTAGCCAGCCAAAGGATTGAGCAGCGTTTTAAAGCATTGAAAGACAGTTACACCATCATCCTGGTTACTCATATCCTTCGGCAGGCGCGACGGCTGGCCGATTATGTGATCTTCCTTTACATGGGAGAGCTAATAGAGCATGGAAAAGCGGAGGACGTTTTCTCAAGTCCGAAAGAACCCCTGACCCGTGATTACATCATGGGTACAATCAGTTGA
- the pgsA gene encoding CDP-diacylglycerol--glycerol-3-phosphate 3-phosphatidyltransferase, whose protein sequence is MFTLPNLLTILRIFLVPILVVVLLTRFENREYIGLIIFWLASITDFLDGYLARKYSQVTTLGKLLDPIADKLLISSAFISLVELGLAPAWMVLIIIGREFAVNGLRNVIIEKGLVLSASRLGKFKMGSQVVCISLLILGEKLGEFAFLGNVALWVVLVAAIGSMVDYFAKFWILLFPKNTE, encoded by the coding sequence GTGTTCACCCTACCGAACCTTCTGACGATTTTACGGATTTTTCTGGTCCCCATTCTTGTCGTTGTTCTGCTGACCCGATTTGAAAACAGGGAATACATCGGTCTGATCATCTTCTGGCTGGCCTCAATCACTGACTTTCTTGACGGGTATCTTGCCCGTAAATATTCACAGGTGACCACACTGGGAAAGCTCCTTGATCCAATCGCGGACAAGCTGTTAATTTCGAGTGCATTCATTTCACTTGTAGAACTGGGCCTGGCTCCCGCATGGATGGTTCTCATCATCATTGGTCGTGAATTTGCCGTCAACGGGCTTCGCAACGTCATTATCGAAAAGGGGCTTGTTCTCTCGGCCAGCAGGCTGGGGAAATTTAAAATGGGATCCCAGGTTGTATGTATTTCACTTCTTATCCTGGGGGAAAAACTGGGAGAATTCGCCTTTCTGGGGAATGTTGCGCTGTGGGTCGTTCTTGTCGCAGCGATCGGGTCGATGGTAGATTATTTCGCCAAATTCTGGATCCTTCTCTTTCCAAAGAATACTGAATGA
- a CDS encoding DUF502 domain-containing protein, giving the protein MTNRARIRKTFFSGLILLLPLWVTLSLTAFIIKRITSFVSPGISKIFEALEIDISAPLLYVLSLVIALLLIYLVGLLGRRAAGKAVMASLDRLFLRIPVLKTIYASTQQILSAFQGTKTRTFQKVVLIEYPRPGIQTLAFVTNQMGEYLTLFIPTTPNPTSGWLALMKEEDCITVDLTPDEALKLIISGGIILPKHFTFQALTRP; this is encoded by the coding sequence ATGACAAACAGGGCCAGGATTCGAAAGACATTTTTCAGCGGGCTGATCCTGCTTCTGCCTCTTTGGGTGACCCTTTCCCTCACCGCGTTCATCATCAAGAGGATCACGTCTTTTGTCAGCCCCGGGATATCCAAGATTTTCGAAGCGCTGGAGATCGATATTTCCGCGCCTCTTCTCTATGTCCTCTCCCTGGTCATCGCTCTTCTCCTGATCTACCTGGTGGGCCTTCTGGGACGCAGGGCGGCAGGAAAAGCCGTCATGGCATCCCTGGACAGGCTTTTCCTCAGAATTCCGGTGCTAAAAACGATCTATGCCAGCACACAGCAGATTCTCAGCGCCTTTCAGGGAACCAAAACACGAACCTTCCAGAAGGTCGTGTTAATCGAATATCCAAGACCGGGGATTCAGACCCTTGCCTTCGTCACCAACCAGATGGGGGAGTATCTGACTCTTTTCATCCCGACGACACCCAACCCGACTTCCGGCTGGCTGGCTCTGATGAAGGAGGAAGATTGTATCACGGTGGATCTTACGCCTGATGAGGCACTCAAGCTGATTATCTCCGGAGGGATCATCCTACCCAAACACTTCACTTTCCAGGCACTGACTCGACCGTGA